CTCTGGCCTTCTACAGCGACAAGCATGGTGTCTTTCGTTCGACCCATGCGTCGGAGAAAGACCGCACGAGCGGCCTGACGCAGTTTGGTCGTGCGCTTTATGAGCTGAACATCGACATCATCTGCGCCAATACTCCGCAGGCAAAGGGCCGTGTGGAACGCGCCAACCAGACGCTGCAGGACCGGCTGGTCAAGGAGATGCGGCTTCGCGGCATCGATACGATCGAGGCGGCCAACGGCTATGCATCAGAATTCATTGCGGATTTCAATTCCCGTTTTGGCAAACCGCCACGCAATCCGAAGGACATGCACCGGCCGCTTGCCGCGCATGAGAATCTCGATGGCGCCATGTGCCGCAAGGAAGTCCGCACACTGTCGCAGTCCCTGACGCTCCGTTACGACAAGGTCTTGTTCATTCTCGATCCGACGGAGCGGGCCAGAGGGCTGGCGGGAAAGAAGGTCGTTGTCTGCGACTACCCGGACGGCCGCCTCGAGATCATGCACGAGAGCTTCACCCTGCCCTACAGAACCTTCGATACATTGCGGTCGGTCCACCGGGCAGAGGTTGTCGAGAACAAGCGTCTCGACGACATGCTTTCCGTCGTCGCCGAGCTGCAGGCTGGGCGGGAACAGCAGCGCAGTAAGAGCGGCCCTCGCCGCACCGGCCAGACGGATCATATGTTCGGTATTCCCGATGGCAGCCAGGGCAATGGTTATCAGAAGCGTGGCCGCAAGCCTGGCCGGCGGACGGACTTCATGAATGATCCGGAGGTCATCGCAAAAAGGCAGAAGGCGCTGGCGCGCATGGAGGCCGCGGAATGATCGCCTGCACTCATAGTCTCAAAGCTAAAGCCGAAGGGTGTTCCTCACCCGCCCCCGCTCCTCCCTTGCAACCCGGTCCAGCCGGTCGGATCGGCGGCTAATCCGAAGCGCAAGTGTCGCGTTTCTAACCGGCTGACAGCGTCGCGCATCTAATCAGCTTTGACATAGGCGACTTGCGGTATACTCCAAGCGGTTTTGGGTTTTGCCGATTGATTTCAATCGCTTGCTTCGACCGATCTTGCCGGGGGCGGAGGCAAGTCTGATCATGCAACACTGAAAACTGTACCGCCGGTACAGGAGGGGACATGCGAAAGGGCGAGGAAACGCGGACCCGCATCCTCGATGTGGCGGAAGCGGCAGTCTTGCAGAAGGGTTTCGGCGGCACTTCCATCGAGGAGCTGATCGCCGAGACCGGCATCACCAAGAGCGGCTTCTTCTATCACTTCAGGGACAAGAACGAGCTCGCCAAGGCGCTGCTCAACCGCTACATCGAAAATGACGAGCGCATCTACGACGA
The Rhizobium leguminosarum DNA segment above includes these coding regions:
- a CDS encoding ISNCY family transposase; amino-acid sequence: MSFMITMSQKELHRLEVIQKIRDERLSVVQAAELLDLSRSQVHRLLQAYDRNGPAGLVSKKRSQPSNRRHSEEFRNAALDLIRERYLDFGPTLAREKLMELHQISVAKETLRQWMTEAGIWISRRERKQRVFQPRGRRDCFGELVQIDGSHHWWFENRGPKCALLVYIDDATGKLLHLRFAGSENTFDYLHATKAYLQQWGKPLAFYSDKHGVFRSTHASEKDRTSGLTQFGRALYELNIDIICANTPQAKGRVERANQTLQDRLVKEMRLRGIDTIEAANGYASEFIADFNSRFGKPPRNPKDMHRPLAAHENLDGAMCRKEVRTLSQSLTLRYDKVLFILDPTERARGLAGKKVVVCDYPDGRLEIMHESFTLPYRTFDTLRSVHRAEVVENKRLDDMLSVVAELQAGREQQRSKSGPRRTGQTDHMFGIPDGSQGNGYQKRGRKPGRRTDFMNDPEVIAKRQKALARMEAAE